The following proteins come from a genomic window of Anopheles ziemanni chromosome 3, idAnoZiCoDA_A2_x.2, whole genome shotgun sequence:
- the LOC131285377 gene encoding angiopoietin-4-like yields the protein MARLDYLQYKLHEMELGRKERDEEVTEKLTKLENSLTGVQWAINRHDRDAGHNLTVLSAQSRKIMVQQTSCANHEQMRKEIQLLSNKTSLCFQMKGHFKSCKEAPAGMSGVYRIQPVENQLPFEAFCEQNNFGGGWLVIQYRFNGALDFNRNWKEYENGFGSLNQEFWFGLAKIHQLTTERPHELVVEFKDFDQTYKYARYKEFAIGSSTEQYKLTKLGDYEGTGGDSLKSDKDKQFSTKDRDNGSCISGRESGGWCGYGNLNGKYLNKSDSNAMYWHAYKSSTQGLAYFRMMIREV from the exons ATGGCCAGACTGGACTACCTCCAGTACAAGCTGCACGAAATGGAGCTCGGCCGGAAGGAGCGTGATGAAGAGGTTACGGAAAAGCTGACCAAACTGGAGAATTCGCTAACTGGCGTTCAATGGGCGATCAATCGACACGATCGGGATGCTGGACACAATCTTACTGTATTGAGTGCACAGTCTCGCAAGATTATGGTTCAGCAAACGTCATGTGCAAACCACGAACAGATGCGCAAGGAAA TTCAACTCCTCTCAAATAAAACCTCCTTATGCTTCCAAATGAAAGGGCATTTCAAATCGTGCAAGGAGGCACCTGCGGGTATGTCTGGAGTCTATCGGATTCAACCGGTTGAGAACCAACTCCCATTTGAAGCATTTTGTGAGCAGAACAATTTCGGAGGCGGATGGCTGGTCATCCAGTATCGGTTCAACGGAGCGCTGGACTTCAACCGCAATTGGAAGGAGTATGAAAATGGATTCGGGAGTTTGAATCAGGAGTTCTGGTTCGGATTGGCTAAGATTCATCAATTGACTACTGAGAGACCGCACGAGCTGGTAGTAGAGTTTAAAGACTTCGATCAAACGTACAAATATGCACGTTATAAGGAGTTCGCGATAGGCAGTTCCACTGAACAATATAAACTCACGAAATTGGGAGACTATGAGGGCACAGGAGGAGACTCGTTGAAGTCGGACAaagacaaacaattttcaaccaaaGATCGAGATAATGGTAGCTGCATCTCAGGCCGTGAATCAGGCGGGTGGTGCGGTTATGGTaatttaaatggaaaatatttaaacaagaGTGACAGCAATGCAATGTATTGGCATGCGTACAAATCTTCAACGCAGGGTCTTGCGTACTTTAGGATGATGATTCGAGAAGTGTAG
- the LOC131287222 gene encoding selenide, water dikinase 2 gives MFKPENYGLSPDFRLTKFSTLRGUGSKVPQDVLNRLLAGVYTEQLADKKEEKDSAEGVGIGLDSSVIALKNELFLVQSVDFFYPLIDDPFMLGKIALANVVSDVFAVGATEIDEIRLIVSAPTEFNDKEREVVVPMVMKGFLEAAKECKAPVKVGSIAENPWCIIGGVATAVSHRSELIMPYHTEVGDALVLTKPLGTQLATNAYIWMNENSENWTRLQERFSVADIEETYRIALESMTRLNRTGAELMRKYNAHAATDVTGFGIHGHAENLAAFQKAEVDFHIHTLPIIKNVREIAEVLGRSAKLLSGKAVETSGGLLICLPSSQVVPFCEEYRNRTSHTAWVIGKVEAGKRTVTMNPNVQFLCVDDS, from the exons ATGTTTAAGCCGGAAAATTACGGGCTTAGCCCGGATTTCCGGCTCACCAAATTCTCCACCCTACGTGGGTGAGGTTCGAAAGTTCCTCAGGATGTCTTAAACCGACTTCTTGCAGGAGTATACACCGAACAGTTAGCTGAtaagaaggaggaaaaagattCCGCCGAAGGTGTTG GAATTGGATTGGATTCATCCGTCATTGCCCTGAAGAATGAGCTTTTCCTGGTACAGTCTGTCGATTTTTTCTATCCCCTCATCGACGATCCATTTATGCTCGGAAAAATTGCCCTGGCCAATGTCGTCAGCGATGTGTTTGCAGTTGGTGCTACCGAAATTGATGAGATCAGACTGATCGTTAGCGCGCCGACCGAGTTCAACGATAAAGAACGGGAGGTAGTCGTGCCGATGGTGATGAAAGGTTTCCTCGAGGCGGCGAAAGAGTGCAAGGCCCCGGTGAAGGTGGGAAGTATTGCGGAAAACCCTTGGTGTATCATTGGTGGTGTTGCCACGGCCGTTTCCCACCGGTCCGAGCTAATTAT GCCTTATCACACAGAGGTTGGCGATGCGCTTGTTTTGACGAAACCACTTGGGACGCAGCTTGCCACAAATGCTTACATTTGGATGAATGAAAATTCGGAAAATTGGACCCGTCTGCAGGAGCGATTCAGTGTGGCCGACATCGAGGAAACCTATCGCATCGCACTGGAGTCGATGACACGGCTCAACAGAACCGGTGCCGAGTTAATGCGGAAGTACAACGCACATGCCGCTACGGACGTGACGGGCTTCGGCATACATGGGCACGCGGAAAATCTGGCAGCGTTCCAGAAAGCTGAGGTCGATTTCCACATCCACACGCTACCCATCATTAAAAACGTACGGGAGATAGCTGAGGTGTTGGGAAGAAGCGCCAAGCTGTTGTCGGGCAAAGCAGTGGAAACAAGCGGTGGCTTACTTATTTGTCTTCCTTCGTCTCAAGTGGTTCCTTTTTGCGAAGAGTACCGCAATCGAACGTCCCATACGGCATGGGTGATAGGAAAAGTTGAAGCAGGAAAGCGGACGGTGACGATGAATCCAAATGTACAGTTTTTGTGTGTTGATGATTCATAA
- the LOC131286615 gene encoding AP-1 complex subunit mu-1 — MSSSAIFILDAKGKVLISRNYRGHIDMGVIDKFMPLLMEKEEEGLITPILQTPECTFAYVKTNNLYLVSVTRSNANIALVFVFLHKVVQVFTEYFKELEEESIRDNFVVIYELLDELIDFGYPQTTDSKILQEYITQEGHKLEIQPRIPMAVTNAVSWRSEGIKYRKNEVFLDVIESVNLLANANGNVLRSEIVGAIKMRVYLSGMPELRLGLNDKVLFESTGRGKSKSVELEDVKFHQCVRLSRFENDRTISFIPPDGEFELMSYRLNTHVKPLIWIESVIERHAHSRVEYMIKAKSQFKRRSTANNVEIVIPVPADADSPKFKTTIGSVKYAPEQNAITWTIKSFPGGKEYLMRAHFGLPSVECEDSEGKPPIQVKFEIPYFTTSGIQVRYLKIIEKSGYQALPWVRYITQNGDYQLRTN; from the exons ATGTCTTCGTCAGCAATTTTCATTCTCGATGCCAAGGGAAAGGTGCTCATATCGCGAAACTATCGCGGCCACATCGATATGGGTGTGATCGATAAGTTCATGCCGCTGTTGATGGAGAAAGAGGAGGAAGGTCTCATCACACCGATCCTGCAGACGCCCGAGTGTACTTTCGCGTACGTGAAGACAAACAACCTCTACCTGGTATCGGTTACGCGGAGCAATGCCAACATCGCGCTGGTCTTCGTCTTTCTCCACAAAGTGGTGCAGGTGTTCACCGAGTACTTCAAAGAGCTGGAGGAGGAAAGCATACGGGACAACTTTGTGGTGATCTACGAGCTGCTGGACGAGCTGATCGACTTCGGCTACCCGCAGACGACGGACAGCAAGATCCTGCAGGAGTACATCACGCAGGAGGGCCACAAGCTCGAGATACAACCGCGCATCCCGATGGCGGTCACGAACGCCGTCTCGTGGCGCTCGGAGGGTATTAAATACCGCAAGAACGAGGTGTTCCTCGACGTGATCGAAAGCGTAAATCTGCTGGCGAACGCGAACGGTAACGTGTTGCGCAGTGAAATCGTCGGTGCAATCAAGATGCGTGTCTACTTATCCGGCATGCCGGAGCTACGGCTGGGACTGAACGATAAGGTGCTGTTCGAGAGCACCGGCCGGGGCAAATCGAAGTCGGTCGAGCTGGAGGACGTCAAGTTTCATCAGTGCGTGCGGCTGTCGCGTTTCGAAAACGATCGCACCATTTCGTTCATCCCGCCGGACGGTGAATTTGAGCTGATGTCCTACCGGTTGAACACGCACGTGAAGCCACTGATCTGGATCGAGTCCGTCATCGAGCGTCACGCGCACAGCCGCGTGGAGTATATGATCAAGGCGAAGTCGCAGTTCAAACGCCGCTCCACGGCGAACAACGTGGAGATCGTCATTCCCGTGCCGGCCGATGCCGATTCGCCGAAGTTTAAGACAACCATCGGCAGCGTCAAGTACGCCCCCGAGCAGAACGCCATCACCTGGACTATCAAGTCATTCCCC GGTGGAAAGGAATATCTTATGCGAGCTCACTTTGGCCTCCCGAGCGTCGAGTGTGAGGACAGTGAGGGAAAGCCACCGATTCAggttaaatttgaaattccGTACTTTACAACTTCAGGCATTCAG GTACGATACTTGAAAATTATCGAAAAGAGCGGCTACCAAGCGCTGCCCTGGGTCCGATACATCACCCAGAACGGTGACTACCAGCTGCGAACAAACTAA